A stretch of the Bordetella genomosp. 8 genome encodes the following:
- a CDS encoding ABC transporter substrate-binding protein, whose translation MHLNRSRRSMLFATLGLGTSAILPRRLLAQGRSLVAATFPGTWSEAHRAILAPAFKQRTGATVTQSILLAQDQVARLTAAKGGKPPFDVAMFDEPQVPDAIKAGILAPYPAAKSANFADLLPPFQGQWGPTVSMQVIGIGYNPKRIKTPPTSWDELWDPKYKGRVGLTALNSQLGIAFLAELNRLRGGSADNFDPAFKAIRELMPNVGAVAADLGAFATLWQQEQIDIAPYNFNFVQTLKSKGVPVELAIPSTGAAGWKTSLHLVANAVEPDLAVQYIDTHLDPAVQAAMLKSPYDVIPTNRKVALEGPVTLAIAKTQDDLGKIRGFDWAAINPRRSELIARFNREIQQT comes from the coding sequence ATGCATTTGAATCGCAGCCGTCGCAGCATGTTGTTCGCCACCCTGGGCCTGGGGACCAGCGCCATCCTTCCACGACGCCTGCTCGCCCAGGGGCGATCGCTGGTCGCGGCGACCTTTCCGGGCACCTGGAGCGAAGCCCATCGCGCCATCCTGGCGCCCGCTTTCAAGCAGCGCACCGGCGCCACGGTGACGCAGTCCATCCTTCTCGCGCAAGACCAGGTCGCTCGCCTGACGGCGGCCAAGGGCGGCAAGCCGCCCTTCGACGTCGCAATGTTCGATGAGCCGCAGGTGCCCGACGCCATCAAGGCCGGGATCCTGGCGCCGTACCCGGCGGCCAAGTCGGCCAATTTCGCCGATCTTCTGCCGCCCTTCCAGGGCCAATGGGGTCCGACGGTCTCCATGCAGGTGATCGGCATCGGCTACAACCCCAAGCGCATCAAGACGCCGCCCACGAGCTGGGACGAGCTGTGGGATCCCAAGTACAAGGGGCGCGTCGGTTTGACCGCGCTCAACAGCCAGCTGGGCATCGCCTTCCTGGCCGAACTCAACCGCCTGCGCGGCGGCAGCGCCGACAACTTCGATCCGGCGTTCAAGGCGATACGCGAACTGATGCCCAACGTGGGCGCCGTGGCCGCGGACCTGGGCGCGTTCGCGACCCTGTGGCAACAGGAACAGATCGACATCGCGCCCTACAACTTCAATTTTGTGCAGACCCTCAAGAGCAAGGGCGTGCCGGTGGAGCTGGCCATCCCCTCGACCGGCGCCGCCGGCTGGAAAACCAGCCTGCACCTGGTGGCGAATGCGGTGGAACCGGACCTGGCCGTGCAGTACATCGACACCCACCTGGACCCCGCGGTCCAGGCCGCGATGCTCAAGTCCCCCTACGATGTGATCCCCACCAATCGCAAGGTCGCGCTGGAAGGGCCCGTGACGCTGGCCATCGCCAAAACCCAGGACGACCTGGGCAAAATCCGCGGTTTCGACTGGGCCGCGATCAATCCGCGCCGCAGCGAGTTGATCGCCCGCTTCAACCGGGAAATCCAGCAGACCTAG
- a CDS encoding ABC transporter ATP-binding protein, whose amino-acid sequence MDKRAGHALRLEHIGHRFQAFEAVRDVDLEIGAGELVALLGPSGCGKSTLLRIVSGFLRQTSGRVLFDGVPVDHLAADKRGVGIVFQNYALFPHMTVRQNVAYGLEARGWPRARIGARVDEMLAMVHMEAHGARLPKQLSGGQQQRIALARCLAVDPKILLLDEPFGALDKNLRLDMQMEVKRLQREYGITTILVTHDQEEALSMADRIAVMNRGAIEQIATPAGIYDQPATAFVNTFVGATNLLDGHVAADGGAVELAGGAAWRLAPGHGLSPGTSVRVSVRPEHCGMDAHGEDGLPGSVDAVLPLGPQVVYGVRLDTGVSVKVSQPRQRTQQPLATGARVRIAPVSPEACLVFPRPA is encoded by the coding sequence ATGGACAAGCGCGCCGGCCACGCCCTGCGACTGGAACATATCGGACACCGCTTCCAGGCGTTCGAAGCGGTACGCGACGTCGACCTGGAGATCGGCGCCGGCGAATTGGTCGCCTTGCTGGGACCATCGGGCTGCGGAAAATCGACCTTGCTGCGCATCGTTTCGGGCTTCCTGCGGCAGACCTCCGGCCGTGTGCTGTTTGATGGCGTACCGGTCGATCACCTGGCGGCGGACAAGCGCGGCGTCGGCATCGTCTTCCAGAATTACGCGCTGTTCCCCCACATGACGGTCAGGCAGAACGTCGCATATGGCCTGGAAGCCCGGGGCTGGCCGCGCGCGCGCATCGGCGCCCGTGTCGACGAAATGCTGGCCATGGTGCACATGGAGGCGCATGGCGCGCGCCTGCCGAAGCAGTTGTCGGGCGGGCAGCAGCAGCGCATTGCCCTGGCGCGTTGCCTGGCCGTCGATCCCAAGATACTGCTGCTCGACGAGCCGTTCGGCGCATTGGACAAGAACCTGCGGCTGGACATGCAGATGGAAGTGAAGCGCCTGCAGCGCGAGTACGGCATTACCACCATCCTCGTCACGCACGACCAGGAGGAAGCCCTGTCGATGGCCGACCGCATCGCCGTGATGAACCGGGGTGCGATCGAGCAGATCGCCACGCCCGCCGGCATCTACGACCAGCCGGCCACGGCGTTCGTCAACACCTTCGTCGGGGCGACCAACCTGCTCGACGGGCATGTCGCCGCCGACGGCGGCGCCGTCGAACTCGCGGGCGGCGCGGCGTGGCGACTCGCACCCGGCCATGGGCTATCCCCCGGCACGTCGGTGCGGGTATCGGTACGGCCCGAACACTGCGGCATGGACGCCCATGGTGAAGACGGCCTGCCCGGCAGCGTCGACGCGGTGCTGCCCCTCGGTCCGCAGGTCGTATACGGCGTGCGGCTGGATACAGGCGTTTCGGTCAAGGTCAGCCAGCCGCGCCAGCGCACCCAGCAGCCCTTGGCGACAGGCGCCCGGGTCCGCATTGCGCCCGTGTCGCCGGAGGCCTGCCTGGTCTTTCCTCGACCAGCCTAG
- the uraH gene encoding hydroxyisourate hydrolase, protein MAGRLTTHVLDTASGRPAEGVRVQLFETGGAERLLADRNTDRKGRTEQPLLDGGPLPTGQYELRFHLGDYFRAQGLSAEEPPFLDVVGIAFGIAEPEAHYHIPLTATPWAYSTYRGS, encoded by the coding sequence ATCGCCGGCCGCCTGACCACACATGTGCTGGACACCGCGTCGGGCCGGCCCGCCGAGGGTGTCCGCGTCCAGCTCTTCGAGACCGGCGGCGCCGAGCGCCTGCTCGCCGACCGGAACACCGATCGCAAAGGCCGCACCGAACAGCCGCTCCTGGATGGCGGGCCGTTGCCCACGGGGCAATATGAGCTGCGCTTCCATCTTGGCGACTATTTCCGCGCGCAGGGCCTGAGCGCGGAAGAACCGCCGTTCCTGGACGTGGTCGGCATCGCTTTCGGCATTGCCGAGCCTGAGGCCCACTATCACATCCCCCTGACCGCCACGCCGTGGGCGTATTCCACCTACCGGGGAAGCTGA